The following proteins are encoded in a genomic region of Shinella zoogloeoides:
- the gst gene encoding glutathione transferase codes for MKLYYKAGACSLAPHIVLSEAGSSYTLEAVDLKAKKTEHDADYFGINPRGAVPALEVEPGVVITQNAAILQYIGDRSDVPAFKPAYGTLERARLQEALGFCSDLHGAYGGLFAPNLSDEAKAGVIANINRRMGQFEAMLSDDKPYWLGDFTQADAYASVIIGWGVGLKLDLGAYPKALKLRERVMARPKAQAALKEEGLL; via the coding sequence GTGAAGCTCTACTACAAGGCAGGCGCCTGCTCCCTCGCGCCGCATATCGTCCTCAGCGAAGCCGGCTCTTCCTATACGCTCGAAGCCGTCGACCTGAAGGCCAAGAAGACCGAGCACGATGCCGACTATTTCGGGATCAATCCGCGCGGCGCCGTCCCGGCGCTGGAAGTGGAGCCCGGCGTCGTCATCACGCAGAACGCCGCGATCCTCCAGTATATCGGCGATCGTTCCGACGTTCCCGCCTTCAAGCCCGCCTACGGCACGCTGGAGCGCGCCCGGCTGCAGGAAGCCCTCGGCTTCTGCTCCGACCTGCACGGCGCCTATGGCGGTCTCTTCGCACCCAACCTTTCGGACGAGGCAAAGGCCGGCGTGATCGCCAACATCAACCGTCGCATGGGCCAGTTCGAGGCGATGCTGTCGGACGACAAGCCCTACTGGCTCGGCGATTTCACCCAGGCCGATGCCTATGCCTCCGTCATCATCGGCTGGGGCGTCGGCCTCAAGCTCGACCTCGGCGCCTATCCGAAGGCCCTGAAGCTGCGCGAACGCGTCATGGCGCGCCCGAAGGCACAGGCCGCCCTGAAGGAAGAAGGCCTCCTCTGA
- a CDS encoding NAD-dependent succinate-semialdehyde dehydrogenase, with protein sequence MTVHQITRHALIGRLADPSLLRHQAYIDGQWVNADGGDTVTVTDPATGIEIGTVPNMGAAETRRAIEAAEEARHDWAALAAKDRAVVLRRWFDLIVANLPDLAAIMTAEQGKPLAESQGEIRYAASFAEWFSEEAKRAYGDLIPAPRAQSRIMVLKQPIGVVAAITPWNFPSAMITRKCAPAFAAGCSVVVKPSEFTPYSALALAELAERAGIPKGVFNIVTGDATAIGGEMTSSPIVRKISFTGSTRVGKLLMEQSASTVKKVAMELGGNAPLIVFEDADLDVAVQGVINAKFRNTGQTCICPNRIYVHESVHDAFVTRLSAAVGALKVGDGFVDGVQQGPLINEAALTKVERHVADALGKGAKVATGGKRHGLGQTFFEPTVLTDVDATMLFESEETFGPVAPVQRFSDEKSVIKAANATSSGLAAYIFTRDLDRMWRVAEQIESGIVGVNEGLVSNEVAPFGGVKESGIGREGSKYGIEEFLELKYVCITQSAA encoded by the coding sequence ATGACCGTGCACCAAATTACGCGTCACGCCCTTATCGGGCGTCTGGCGGACCCTTCCCTGTTGCGTCATCAGGCCTATATCGACGGCCAGTGGGTGAATGCCGATGGCGGCGATACGGTCACCGTGACCGACCCGGCAACGGGCATCGAGATCGGCACGGTGCCGAACATGGGCGCCGCCGAGACCCGCCGCGCCATCGAAGCGGCAGAGGAAGCCCGTCATGACTGGGCAGCGCTCGCCGCCAAGGATCGCGCTGTCGTGCTGCGCCGCTGGTTCGACCTGATCGTCGCAAACCTTCCCGATCTCGCGGCCATCATGACCGCCGAGCAGGGCAAGCCGCTGGCCGAGAGCCAGGGCGAAATCCGCTACGCCGCCTCCTTCGCCGAATGGTTCTCGGAGGAGGCCAAGCGCGCCTATGGCGACCTGATCCCCGCCCCGCGCGCCCAGTCGCGCATCATGGTGCTGAAGCAGCCCATCGGCGTCGTCGCCGCCATCACGCCGTGGAACTTCCCCTCGGCCATGATCACCCGCAAATGCGCCCCGGCCTTCGCCGCCGGCTGCTCCGTCGTGGTCAAGCCCTCGGAATTCACGCCCTATTCGGCGCTGGCGCTCGCCGAGCTTGCCGAACGCGCCGGCATTCCCAAGGGCGTCTTCAACATCGTCACGGGTGACGCGACAGCGATCGGCGGCGAGATGACCTCCAGCCCGATCGTGCGCAAGATCAGCTTCACCGGCTCCACCCGCGTCGGCAAGCTGCTGATGGAACAGTCGGCCAGCACCGTGAAGAAGGTGGCGATGGAGCTCGGCGGCAATGCCCCGCTCATCGTCTTCGAGGACGCCGATCTTGACGTCGCAGTACAGGGCGTCATCAACGCGAAGTTCCGCAACACCGGACAGACCTGCATCTGCCCGAACCGCATCTATGTGCATGAAAGCGTCCACGACGCCTTCGTTACACGCCTTTCGGCAGCCGTCGGCGCGCTGAAGGTCGGCGACGGTTTCGTCGACGGCGTGCAGCAGGGCCCGCTGATCAACGAAGCAGCTCTCACGAAGGTCGAACGCCATGTGGCGGACGCACTCGGCAAGGGCGCCAAGGTCGCCACCGGCGGCAAGCGCCACGGCCTCGGCCAGACCTTCTTCGAGCCGACCGTGCTGACGGATGTCGATGCCACCATGCTCTTCGAGAGCGAGGAGACCTTCGGCCCCGTCGCCCCGGTCCAGCGCTTCTCCGATGAGAAGAGCGTCATCAAGGCCGCGAATGCTACCTCCTCCGGCCTTGCCGCCTACATCTTCACCCGCGATCTCGACCGCATGTGGCGGGTCGCCGAGCAGATCGAGTCCGGCATCGTCGGCGTCAACGAGGGCCTGGTGTCGAACGAGGTCGCGCCCTTCGGCGGCGTGAAGGAATCCGGCATCGGCCGCGAGGGCTCCAAATACGGAATCGAGGAGTTCCTCGAGCTCAAATACGTCTGCATCACCCAATCGGCAGCCTGA
- a CDS encoding amino acid ABC transporter permease: MSEITAALPRPSNGGLAGWLRPYFNPWPHALLTVAITGSLLYVLARFYRWAVTDAVFGQASPDACRAAAGACWAFLHERYHIILFGSYPADQYWRPTLAVVLVLAILILSGFRRFWKPALALAWIAVMVISLVLMGGGILGLPSVSTSRWGGLPLTVGLSAFGIVLALPLSVFIVLGRRSKAAVIRRFCSLYVEIVRGLPLIAVLFIASTMLPFLLPGGNLIDNILRAQVALILFQAAYLAEAIRGGLEAVPRGQSEAGHSLGLSSGLISRLIVLPQAFRIALPAIINTFIESIKDTTLISIIGLIDVLGGARGAIADGAWLGFYREAYLVVGGAFFVFCFILSLHSRRLEREFSSEKH, encoded by the coding sequence ATGAGCGAAATTACCGCCGCACTCCCCCGCCCCTCCAATGGCGGCCTCGCCGGCTGGCTGCGCCCCTATTTTAATCCGTGGCCGCATGCCCTGCTGACGGTGGCGATCACCGGCAGCCTCCTCTACGTCCTCGCGCGCTTCTACCGCTGGGCCGTCACCGATGCGGTGTTCGGACAAGCCTCGCCCGACGCTTGCCGCGCGGCAGCGGGCGCCTGCTGGGCCTTCCTGCACGAGCGCTACCACATCATCCTCTTCGGCAGCTATCCGGCCGACCAGTACTGGCGCCCGACACTTGCCGTGGTGCTGGTGCTCGCCATCCTCATCCTCAGCGGCTTCCGCCGCTTCTGGAAGCCGGCGCTGGCGCTCGCCTGGATCGCCGTCATGGTGATCAGCCTCGTCCTGATGGGCGGCGGCATCCTCGGCCTGCCTTCGGTTTCCACCAGCCGCTGGGGCGGCCTGCCGCTCACCGTCGGCCTTTCCGCCTTCGGCATCGTGCTCGCCCTGCCGCTCTCGGTCTTCATCGTGCTCGGCCGGCGCTCCAAGGCCGCCGTCATCCGCCGCTTCTGCTCGCTCTATGTGGAGATCGTGCGCGGCCTGCCGCTGATCGCGGTGCTGTTCATCGCCTCGACCATGCTGCCCTTCCTGCTGCCCGGCGGCAACCTGATCGACAATATCCTGCGCGCGCAGGTGGCGCTGATCCTCTTCCAGGCGGCCTATCTGGCAGAAGCGATCCGCGGCGGTCTCGAGGCCGTGCCACGCGGCCAGTCGGAGGCCGGCCACAGCCTCGGGCTTTCCAGCGGCCTGATCTCCCGTCTCATCGTGCTGCCGCAGGCCTTCCGCATCGCGCTGCCGGCGATCATCAATACCTTCATCGAGTCCATCAAGGACACGACGCTGATCAGCATCATCGGCCTCATCGACGTGCTTGGCGGAGCACGCGGGGCGATCGCCGACGGCGCATGGCTGGGCTTCTACCGCGAGGCCTACCTTGTCGTCGGCGGCGCCTTCTTCGTCTTCTGCTTCATCCTCTCCCTCCATTCCCGCCGCCTCGAGCGGGAATTCTCCAGCGAGAAGCACTAG
- a CDS encoding amino acid ABC transporter substrate-binding protein encodes MKLANSLKLGVLACATALMGAMSFAGTAEAGAALDAIKARGNLVCGVGQAVPGFSAPAANGELAGIDVDYCKSMAAAILGDASKVTYRQTSYSERFVLLSSGEIDVLAHDTTTTLNREGAQSARFASPNYFDGYTFMVPKSLGVDSPDQLADATVCILQGSTFEVNTENFFKSRGLNYTPLVLSAWEQLDAAFFGGRCDAFGGNYGNLAGSRAGNGNVDDYIIFPNFITLEPYAPAVKSGDEELFLVARWVMFALVETERLGITQANVADLAKNSPDPEVKQLLGTTPGNGKDLGLSEDWVVKIVSSVGNYGESFERNLGKASPLKLDRGLNDLWTKGGLMYAAPLR; translated from the coding sequence ATGAAACTTGCGAATTCACTGAAACTGGGAGTTCTCGCCTGCGCGACCGCGCTGATGGGCGCCATGTCCTTCGCCGGCACTGCCGAGGCCGGTGCCGCGCTCGACGCCATCAAGGCCCGCGGCAACCTCGTCTGCGGCGTCGGCCAGGCCGTTCCGGGCTTTTCCGCGCCTGCTGCCAATGGCGAGCTCGCCGGCATCGACGTCGACTATTGCAAGTCCATGGCTGCCGCCATTCTCGGCGACGCCTCCAAGGTGACCTACCGCCAGACCTCCTATTCCGAGCGTTTCGTCCTGCTCTCCTCGGGCGAGATCGACGTGCTGGCCCACGACACGACGACCACGCTCAACCGCGAAGGCGCCCAGAGCGCGCGCTTCGCCTCGCCGAACTATTTCGACGGCTACACCTTCATGGTGCCGAAGTCGCTCGGCGTCGACAGCCCGGACCAGCTTGCTGACGCCACCGTCTGCATCCTGCAGGGCTCGACCTTCGAAGTGAACACCGAGAACTTCTTCAAGTCGCGCGGCCTCAACTACACGCCGCTCGTCCTCAGCGCCTGGGAACAGCTCGACGCGGCCTTCTTCGGCGGTCGTTGCGACGCCTTCGGCGGCAACTACGGCAACCTCGCCGGCTCGCGCGCGGGCAACGGCAATGTCGACGACTACATCATCTTCCCGAACTTCATCACACTGGAGCCCTATGCACCGGCCGTGAAGAGCGGTGACGAAGAACTCTTCCTCGTCGCACGCTGGGTCATGTTCGCGCTCGTCGAAACCGAACGTCTCGGCATCACGCAGGCCAATGTCGCGGACCTCGCCAAGAACTCTCCGGATCCGGAAGTCAAGCAGCTGCTCGGCACGACCCCGGGCAACGGCAAGGACCTCGGCCTCTCGGAAGACTGGGTCGTCAAGATCGTCTCGTCCGTCGGCAACTACGGCGAGAGCTTCGAACGCAATCTCGGCAAGGCCTCGCCCCTCAAGCTCGACCGCGGTCTCAACGACCTGTGGACGAAGGGCGGTCTCATGTATGCGGCCCCGTTGCGTTGA
- a CDS encoding ABC transporter permease subunit translates to MRSERLQNALFVAAAIAVLAWLSHNLASNLAARGISIDYGFLWSATSFPIGESLISFGSGDTYFRALLVGLLNTVKLALAAIVLSTLLGILIGLAGRTAHPQLRALAKAYIEVTRNTPLLLILVVCATAVRVLPPPRQAWTFGESIFISSRGLYIPTVLVGDAGPILAAVAVLALACGFLFWRAMVRGRNETGHFPRPATGGLFLSAAALIGVIVYALGWGEIQKPTLTGFNFRGGMGMTPEYLAMLVGLSFYTSGFIAEIVRGSLAALPKGQSEAAHSLGLSPILTLYLVLAPQALRLMLPPLANQYLNAIKNTTLAVLIGYPDLVSVGNTALNQTGRAIETVSIYLLIYLSLSLVTSAVIRWLEKRAQLVKS, encoded by the coding sequence ATGCGTAGCGAGCGCCTTCAAAACGCGCTGTTTGTCGCGGCAGCCATCGCAGTTCTTGCGTGGCTGTCGCACAATCTTGCGTCCAACCTCGCCGCCCGCGGCATCAGCATCGACTACGGCTTCCTGTGGAGCGCCACGTCGTTCCCGATCGGCGAGTCGCTGATCTCCTTCGGGTCGGGCGACACCTATTTCCGGGCGCTGCTGGTCGGATTGCTCAACACGGTCAAGCTGGCGCTTGCCGCCATCGTGCTCTCCACCCTGCTCGGCATCCTGATCGGCCTTGCGGGGCGCACCGCCCATCCGCAGCTCCGCGCCCTCGCGAAAGCCTATATCGAGGTGACGCGCAACACGCCGCTGCTGCTCATCCTCGTCGTCTGCGCCACCGCCGTCCGCGTTCTACCGCCACCGCGCCAGGCCTGGACCTTCGGGGAATCCATCTTCATTTCCAGCCGCGGCCTCTATATCCCGACGGTGCTCGTCGGCGACGCAGGCCCGATCCTTGCCGCCGTCGCCGTGCTGGCCCTCGCCTGCGGCTTCCTCTTCTGGCGCGCCATGGTGCGCGGCCGCAACGAGACGGGTCACTTCCCGCGGCCCGCGACCGGTGGCCTGTTCCTCTCGGCTGCCGCGCTTATCGGCGTCATCGTCTATGCGCTCGGCTGGGGCGAGATCCAGAAGCCGACGCTGACGGGCTTCAACTTCCGCGGCGGCATGGGCATGACGCCGGAATATCTTGCGATGCTGGTGGGGCTCTCGTTCTATACGTCCGGCTTCATCGCCGAGATCGTGCGCGGCAGCCTCGCCGCCCTTCCGAAGGGCCAGTCGGAGGCCGCCCATTCGCTCGGTCTCAGCCCCATCCTAACGCTCTATCTGGTGCTGGCCCCGCAGGCGCTACGGCTCATGCTGCCGCCGCTCGCCAACCAGTATCTCAACGCCATCAAGAACACGACGCTCGCCGTTCTCATCGGTTATCCGGACCTGGTTTCCGTCGGCAACACCGCGCTCAACCAGACCGGCCGGGCCATCGAGACCGTGTCCATCTACCTTCTGATCTACCTGTCGCTCAGCCTCGTGACCTCCGCGGTCATCCGCTGGCTGGAAAAGCGCGCGCAACTGGTGAAGTCATGA
- a CDS encoding GntR family transcriptional regulator, translating into MDRKEIALADGSSMPTYRTLVQDTLNEQIYQQIKEKLIIGEFRPGDRLVLRNLAAALGTSVVPVRDALQKLESLGALRLERTFIVPLLTIAELTEIRDIRVALEGLSAARAARAATPESLAGLRVHFDAMAEAAHANDTSRFLRANARFHLHIADMSNSPILRDMIEPLWLRMGPSVRLAKAEPGKLTDAIPDHETAFAAIAANDAAAARRAVVSDVVNCFGILADSFQGADE; encoded by the coding sequence ATGGACAGGAAGGAAATCGCGCTGGCGGACGGCAGCTCCATGCCCACCTACCGGACGCTCGTCCAGGATACCCTCAACGAGCAGATCTACCAGCAGATCAAGGAAAAGCTGATCATCGGGGAATTCCGCCCCGGCGACCGGCTGGTCCTCCGAAACCTCGCGGCCGCCCTCGGAACGAGCGTGGTGCCCGTGCGCGACGCCCTGCAGAAGCTCGAAAGCCTCGGGGCCCTGCGCCTCGAACGCACCTTCATCGTGCCGCTGCTGACCATCGCCGAACTCACCGAAATCCGCGATATCCGCGTGGCGCTGGAAGGCCTTTCCGCCGCCCGCGCGGCCCGGGCGGCAACGCCCGAGAGCCTCGCGGGCCTGCGCGTCCATTTCGACGCCATGGCGGAAGCGGCCCATGCCAACGACACCAGCCGGTTCCTGCGCGCCAATGCCCGCTTCCACCTGCATATCGCCGACATGAGCAATTCACCGATCCTGCGCGACATGATCGAGCCGCTCTGGCTGCGCATGGGGCCTTCGGTGCGTCTCGCCAAGGCCGAGCCCGGCAAGCTGACCGATGCCATTCCCGACCACGAGACGGCCTTCGCGGCCATCGCCGCGAATGACGCCGCGGCCGCGCGCAGGGCCGTCGTCTCCGATGTCGTCAACTGCTTCGGCATCCTCGCGGATTCCTTCCAGGGGGCGGACGAATGA